From one Peredibacter starrii genomic stretch:
- a CDS encoding HD-GYP domain-containing protein has protein sequence MSQTILIESNEALKKIYSLNLHTFVGTDVIYRANADDALALLRILPQVSLVITEAKVGDEETAQKIHEFIKEESLNTNLIVMGDCPSLHNEVVCLQEPVSWENLIRQAASHLGVTIQDSINRVKPDYLPVGLYYFYDIQRTPCDIYIRIKKGPSDYQYVKRIHSKDVFDKSVIKKYEDQGLKEFYIPKDYIQYFTTFVTNNLVAKLEKSDLSLEDRILTTANAHDIVRDSIQQIGLDEATVDLADAGINSMVKSVQNSPEVANLLKFLFSNKVSYAYQHCHLLALMCHYVLSKQSWYKEEHLQILSFVSFFSDVTLKSHQQMQISSMRELAESNLTDEERHQVMTHALEAVKILDQHPDADDYIKTVLIQSHGKVDGIGFADNPGEELHPLSRVFIISDCFVKTLLNPALPSTKKDILPILAARFTNPSYQKIIKALEQKFI, from the coding sequence ATGAGTCAAACAATCCTCATAGAGTCCAATGAGGCCCTGAAGAAAATCTATTCGCTGAATCTCCACACTTTCGTTGGAACAGACGTTATTTATCGCGCTAACGCTGACGATGCTCTAGCTCTACTTCGCATTCTTCCCCAGGTTTCCTTGGTAATAACTGAGGCCAAAGTTGGTGACGAAGAAACGGCCCAAAAAATCCATGAGTTCATCAAAGAGGAATCACTCAATACCAATTTAATTGTTATGGGGGATTGCCCCTCTCTCCACAATGAAGTGGTTTGTTTGCAGGAACCTGTCAGTTGGGAAAATCTCATTCGCCAGGCCGCCTCTCACTTGGGTGTGACAATTCAAGATTCCATCAACCGAGTGAAGCCGGATTATCTGCCGGTGGGACTTTATTACTTCTACGATATTCAACGCACTCCCTGCGATATTTACATTCGAATCAAAAAAGGTCCGAGTGATTATCAATACGTTAAACGCATTCACTCGAAAGATGTATTTGATAAATCTGTTATCAAAAAATATGAAGATCAGGGTCTGAAAGAATTTTATATCCCGAAAGACTACATTCAATACTTCACGACCTTCGTGACCAATAATCTCGTAGCAAAGCTTGAAAAGAGTGATCTTTCCCTCGAAGATAGAATTTTGACGACGGCCAATGCTCACGACATTGTTCGGGATTCCATTCAACAAATTGGCCTGGATGAAGCGACGGTCGATCTGGCAGATGCTGGCATTAATTCGATGGTGAAGTCGGTTCAAAACTCTCCAGAGGTCGCGAACCTCCTGAAGTTTTTGTTCTCGAACAAGGTTTCCTACGCCTATCAACACTGTCACCTCCTGGCGCTCATGTGCCATTACGTTCTTTCTAAACAGAGTTGGTACAAGGAAGAACATCTTCAAATTTTGAGCTTTGTTTCCTTCTTCTCAGATGTGACTTTGAAATCTCATCAACAAATGCAGATTTCAAGCATGAGAGAGTTGGCAGAATCCAATTTGACTGATGAAGAAAGACATCAGGTCATGACTCATGCCCTGGAAGCAGTGAAAATTTTGGATCAGCATCCGGACGCGGATGATTACATCAAGACCGTGCTTATTCAGTCTCATGGTAAGGTCGATGGGATTGGCTTCGCTGATAATCCAGGGGAAGAGCTTCACCCACTTTCAAGAGTGTTTATTATCTCAGATTGTTTTGTGAAAACATTATTGAATCCTGCTCTCCCTTCTACGAAGAAGGACATTCTGCCCATTCTGGCGGCCCGGTTTACGAATCCGAGCTACCAGAAAATCATTAAGGCCTTAGAGCAGAAATTTATCTAG
- a CDS encoding trypsin-like serine peptidase: protein MKFLIMSLIALTSINSFADICGQEDDRAPSFDTRVGRMVKADETRGCAATLVSNNCVITIGTCAVSRDYVEFNVPQSIAGIPQTSAIKDRYYIDHTFVRYETGGIGQNWAVMKLKKNEVTDLDAGQVQGYYKVATKKSLKNSTVKLISYAYALNDLYEIKIGEVPPNKYPEVLHFSQGSSTGKLVKSGLPLIPAILEHTADTTIGSWGAPIIDEKSNEVIGITTHGGCRATYINPIGARFTNSGTSITGSKKFKEAVNKCMSI, encoded by the coding sequence ATGAAATTTCTAATTATGTCCCTCATTGCCTTAACCTCAATCAATTCATTCGCCGATATCTGTGGCCAGGAAGACGATCGAGCACCAAGTTTTGATACCCGTGTGGGCCGAATGGTGAAAGCGGACGAGACACGCGGTTGTGCCGCCACTCTTGTAAGCAACAATTGTGTGATCACAATCGGTACTTGTGCGGTTTCTCGCGACTATGTTGAATTCAATGTACCTCAATCGATTGCTGGCATTCCCCAAACTTCGGCCATTAAAGATCGCTACTACATCGACCATACTTTTGTTCGATATGAAACTGGTGGCATTGGCCAAAACTGGGCTGTCATGAAATTGAAGAAAAACGAAGTGACTGATTTAGATGCTGGTCAGGTGCAGGGTTACTATAAAGTAGCGACTAAAAAATCACTAAAAAACTCAACTGTAAAACTTATCTCTTACGCCTATGCTTTAAATGACCTTTACGAAATTAAAATTGGTGAGGTTCCACCTAATAAATATCCAGAGGTCCTTCACTTCTCGCAAGGGTCATCAACTGGAAAGCTGGTTAAATCTGGATTACCACTGATTCCCGCCATTCTTGAGCATACAGCAGATACAACAATTGGCAGCTGGGGCGCTCCAATCATTGATGAAAAATCAAATGAAGTGATTGGGATTACAACTCACGGTGGATGTCGTGCAACCTATATCAACCCGATTGGTGCTCGTTTCACAAACTCTGGTACATCAATTACTGGTTCGAAGAAATTTAAAGAAGCTGTGAATAAGTGTATGTCGATCTAA